From Rutidosis leptorrhynchoides isolate AG116_Rl617_1_P2 chromosome 3, CSIRO_AGI_Rlap_v1, whole genome shotgun sequence, a single genomic window includes:
- the LOC139902003 gene encoding uncharacterized protein — MATPGQYDKIYTVTSVAHLIPIKLDITKLNYTHGSTLFSTLCATFNVHSFLENSSTSEPPTEEWKKADAVVLGWIFLAISESLLERLLNTQPKTSKEAWEFLKKLFQDNKRSKTVELTAELRSLIIGDQTAEAYFRKIDSITSMLRNLGSKLEEDELVTYAINGLNDRFPHATHIILHPNPFPDLNIVRSMNNSTG; from the coding sequence ATGGCAACACCCGGCCAATATGACAAAATATATACAGTCACCTCCGTTGCACACTTGATTCCGATTAAACTAGACATCACAAAACTTAATTACACACATGGGAGCACGCTCTTTAGCACCCTTTGCGCTACGTTCAACGTGCACTCCTTCCTTGAAAACTCGTCCACCTCTGAACCTCCAACAGAAGAATGGAAGAAAGCCGATGCGGTTGTGTTGGGATGGATTTTCCTAGCGATCTCCGAATCACTTCTCGAAAGGCTGTTAAACACTCAACCGAAAACTTCTAAAGAAGCATGGGAATTTTTAAAGAAACTCTTTCAAGATAACAAGAGGTCCAAAACCGTTGAACTAACGGCTGAGCTTCGATCTCTCATCATCGGAGATCAAACAGCCGAAGCCTATTTCAGGAAGATCGACTCAATCACCTCAATGTTACGCAACCTTGGATCAAAGCTAGAGGAAGACGAACTTGTCACTTATGCAATTAATGGTCTCAATGACCGCTTCCCTCACGCTACGCACATCATCCTTCATCCCAACCCATTTCCTGATCTAAATATCGTGCGATCGATGAACAACTCAACCGGATAA